A stretch of the Glycine soja cultivar W05 chromosome 13, ASM419377v2, whole genome shotgun sequence genome encodes the following:
- the LOC114381671 gene encoding protein ALP1-like, which yields MVEPQQQKVLKILHKENEIQTRKGGEYHERPVLRDFNRAPSDSDLISGFCVFTLDSKSSGTSLTVSLYLYYLNLTEYAKISYYIIASYEVLFVIVSSLQKYVDTYSHAMLVLVQKQTSGDGLRCIGALDETHILVTVSPYERPRYCNRNGDVSTNVLAVCDPDLRFIYVLPGWEGSARDFQVSTFLWM from the exons ATGGTGGAACCTCAACAACAAAAGGTTTTAAAGATTCTTCATAAAGAGAATGAGATTCAAACACGAAAAGGAGGGGAGTATCATGAAAGACCCGTGTTGCGTGACTTCAATAGAGCTCCAAGTGACTCAGATTTGATATCTGGATTTTGTGTATTCACACTGGATAGCAAATCTTCTGGAACATCATTGACTGTTTCATTG TATTTATACTATCTTAATCTTACTGAATATGccaaaattagttattatatcATTGCTTCTTATGAAGTTCTTTTTGTAATTGTGTCGAGTCTCCAAAAGTATGTAGATACTTATTCACATGCAATGCTAGTATTG GTGCAAAAGCAAACAAGTGGAGATGGTTTGAG ATGTATTGGAGCACTCGATGAGACACATATTTTGGTTACAGTTTCTCCTTATGAGAGACCTAGATATTGTAATAGAAATGGTGATGTCTCTACTAATGTGTTAGCTGTTTGTGATCCAGATTTAAGGTTTATTTATGTGTTACCTGGGTGGGAAGGGTCTGCAAGAGATTTTCAA GTAAGTACTTTCTTGTGGATGTGA
- the LOC114381160 gene encoding nitrate reductase [NADH] 2: MAASVDNRQYGTHINAVVRACGPDFNTPLPSDFDLDSSSDDEDQNDDASYLKELIQKANAETEASLLDPRDEGTADQWIPRNASMVRLTGKHPFNAEAPLPRLMHHGFITPSPLHYVRNHGPVPKIKWDEWTVEVTGLVKRSTHFTMEKLMREFPHREFPATLVCAGNRRKEHNMVKQSIGFNWGAAGASTSVWRGVPLRHVLKRCGILARMKGAMYVSFEGAEDLPGGGGSKYGTSVKREMAMDPSRDIILAFMQNGEPLAPDHGFPVRMIIPGFIGGRMVKWLKRIVVTEHECDSHYHYKDNRVLPSHVDAELANDEGWWYKPEYIINELNINSVITTPCHEEILPINSWTTQRPYVIRGYAYSGGGRKVTRVEVTLDGGETWHVCTLDHTEKPNKYGKYWCWCFWSLEVEVLDLLGAKEIAVRAWDEGLNTQPEHLIWNVMGMMNNCWFRVKTNVCKPHKGEIGIVFEHPTQPGNQPGGWMAKEKHLEKSQKPKPTLKKSVSTPFMNTSSKMFSISEVKKHSNPDSAWIIVHGHVYDCTRFLKDHPGGTDSILINAGTDCTEEFDAIHSDKAKKLLEDYRIGELITTGYTSDSSPNNSVHGNSEFTHLAPIKESTTPPSRSVALNPREKIPCKLVSKTSISHDARLFRFALPSEDQLLGLSVGKHIFLCATIDGKLCMRAYTPTSSVDEVGFFDLLIKVYFKGVHPKFPNGGLMSQHLDSLPIGSMLDVKGPLGHIEYTGRGNFMVHGKPRFAKRLAMLAGGTGITPIYQVAQAILKDPEDHTEMHVVYANRTEDDILLREELDEWAKIHNDRFKLWYVVEIAKEGWKYSVGFITESITREHLPKASRDSLALTCGPPPMIQFAVQPNLEKMGYDIKNDLLVF, encoded by the exons ATGGCGGCTTCAGTCGACAACCGTCAATACGGCACCCACATAAACGCCGTCGTTCGCGCTTGCGGCCCAGACTTCAATACCCCTCTCCCGTCGGATTTCGATTTGGACTCATCCAGCGACGACGAAGACCAAAACGACGACGCTTCGTATCTCAAGGAGTTGATACAAAAAGCGAACGCGGAAACCGAGGCGTCGCTGTTGGACCCGCGAGACGAGGGAACCGCGGACCAGTGGATCCCGCGGAACGCCTCCATGGTGCGGCTCACAGGGAAGCACCCCTTCAACGCGGAGGCCCCACTCCCCCGCCTTATGCACCACGGCTTCATCACCCCATCGCCACTCCACTACGTCCGCAACCACGGTCCAGTTCCCAAGATCAAATGGGATGAATGGACCGTGGAAGTGACTGGGTTGGTCAAACGATCAACCCACTTCACCATGGAGAAACTTATGAGGGAATTCCCTCACCGCGAGTTTCCCGCCACACTAGTGTGTGCGGGAAATCGGCGCAAAGAGCATAACATGGTGAAGCAGAGCATCGGCTTCAACTGGGGTGCCGCCGGGGCCTCCACCTCCGTGTGGCGGGGGGTCCCGCTGCGTCATGTGCTGAAACGCTGTGGGATCCTCGCCCGTATGAAGGGCGCCATGTACGTGTCCTTCGAGGGCGCCGAGGATCTCCCCGGGGGCGGTGGGTCCAAGTATGGAACCAGCGTCAAGAGGGAGATGGCCATGGATCCGTCGCGTGACATCATTCTCGCGTTCATGCAAAACGGCGAGCCGTTGGCGCCGGATCATGGATTTCCCGTGCGCATGATTATTCCGGGGTTCATCGGTGGAAGAATGGTGAAATGGCTCAAACGCATTGTCGTTACTGAGCATGAGTGCGATAGTCATTATCATTATAAGGATAATAGAGTACTCCCTTCCCATGTTGATGCAGAACTTGCTAATGACGAAG GTTGGTGGTACAAGCCAGAATACATCATCAACGAGTTGAATATAAACTCAGTGATAACTACGCCTTGTCACGAGGAGATCTTGCCCATCAACTCATGGACTACACAGAGGCCTTACGTAATCAGAGGCTATGCATATTCCG GTGGTGGAAGGAAAGTGACACGTGTGGAGGTAACACTTGATGGTGGAGAAACATGGCACGTGTGCACATTGGACCATACTGAGAAACCTAACAAATATGGCAAGTATTGGTGCTGGTGCTTCTGGTCTTTGGAGGTGGAGGTGCTTGACCTACTTGGGGCCAAGGAGATTGCGGTTCGAGCTTGGGATGAAGGTCTCAACACTCAGCCTGAACACCTCATTTGGAATGTTATG GGCATGATGAATAACTGCTGGTTCAGAGTGAAAACAAATGTGTGCAAGCCCCACAAGGGTGAGATTGGCATAGTGTTTGAGCATCCAACCCAACCAGGCAACCAACCCGGTGGCTGGATGGCAAAGGAAAAACATTTGGAAAAATCACAAAAGCCAAAACCAACCCTAAAAAAGAGTGTCTCCACACCATTCATGAACACTTCCTCAAAAATGTTCTCCATCTCCGAAGTGAAAAAACATTCCAACCCTGACTCTGCTTGGATCATTGTCCACGGTCACGTCTATGATTGCACCCGCTTCCTCAAAGATCACCCCGGTGGTACTGACAGCATCCTCATCAATGCTGGCACCGACTGCACCGAAGAGTTTGACGCCATCCATTCTGACAAAGCAAAAAAATTGCTTGAAGATTACCGAATCGGGGAGCTCATCACCACTG GCTACACCTCAGACTCATCGCCCAACAACTCCGTGCATGGCAATTCCGAATTCACTCATTTGGCCCCTATTAAGGAATCTACAACACCACCATCACGTAGTGTGGCTCTCAACCCACGCGAGAAAATCCCATGCAAGCTCGTGTCAAAGACCTCCATTTCTCATGACGCGAGGCTATTCCGTTTTGCATTACCCTCAGAGGACCAACTCTTGGGATTATCCGTGGGGAAACACATTTTCTTGTGTGCCACCATCGACGGCAAGCTATGCATGCGAGCCTACACTCCAACAAGTAGTGTGGATGAAGTGGGTTTCTTTGATCTACTCATCAAGGTGTACTTCAAAGGTGTGCATCCCAAGTTTCCAAATGGAGGACTCATGTCTCAACATTTGGACTCTCTACCCATTGGATCCATGTTGGACGTGAAGGGCCCATTAGGTCACATAGAATACACCGGAAGAGGCAACTTCATGGTTCATGGAAAACCAAGATTCGCCAAGAGGTTGGCCATGTTGGCTGGTGGAACTGGGATCACGCCCATTTACCAAGTGGCGCAAGCGATTTTGAAGGACCCAGAGGACCACACCGAAATGCATGTAGTGTATGCGAATCGCACAGAGGATGATATATTACTGAGGGAGGAGTTGGATGAGTGGGCGAAGATACATAATGACCGGTTCAAGCTATGGTACGTGGTGGAAATCGCAAAGGAAGGGTGGAAATACAGTGTAGGGTTCATCACAGAGAGTATCACGAGGGAGCACCTTCCAAAAGCGTCGAGGGATTCCTTGGCTTTGACATGTGGGCCACCACCCATGATTCAGTTTGCAGTGCAGCCTAATTTGGAGAAAATGGGATATGATATCAAGAACGATTTGCTTGTGTTTTAG